In the Lates calcarifer isolate ASB-BC8 linkage group LG24, TLL_Latcal_v3, whole genome shotgun sequence genome, one interval contains:
- the zfhx2 gene encoding zinc finger homeobox protein 4 isoform X2: MSGLHKEESGEPVSSDRNGGTEWLCPLCQKVQTNRSSLSLHLTEQHSVLPSCVNRLLDIADLKQGAKGGDEDKGAEKSSDAESSQLRPPEDVGSDPIQSSKSSDATQTPADKEMEDERLMEQEGGEAEPEEEGNQLTGAKRQNATENTENSDAGERSAGKNCAPTENNTRSFKCNACLEMFPSRTALSVHYNSSSHIQRMTTGSAKPGGENDPQTPSVPILSRPYISNKPYQCAVCRVSYNHAITLESHMKSVLHQTRSRNAGIAAANNTVGSAGMGGGTPAPNAVVSSSGGGSSPLATTTTCAAPVMVTTTKDGEQIPTSQVAPSLLTSPVASAQAVSAFLTLLTSSPSTLSHSLLPSLFAAGAAPGATTHQLVPQPQMVMPFILNGLQAQTQQHQDNQQGQLLTQCVPFVGLSTAQQALLTQRLNSLQSQWPSVGVPTNTQPCPEEQKQTIKTEREQEKQDGEEAEEDKVSAQTKDSENWMTENIKTEKFHEEDTKDFTQCPNIESKVKAENNEDKGKAQRDITTDGDCSTNQLDLEGDKAASLNLSPAGTEKSLRNNSLSPSASVPSNSTLSPVNLNLTLSPDSTPQKSQSSPCGSLGTPKSSPSTNALTNNQTRPHCNTMGSMYPDLPVLSEFQSEVLWAFFESRSEADAASPPHEDCEALGREVGLSEEEVRRWLSRARHAKQRQRATDSYHKTGFTRPGQSSDNDYDDEESSLIIAEGEDEAEASGSQAIDLSSTRGKRRQRDLGREGQGDSCLTSDSENEVYTSVIVSDEESQNGSLREGPESPAKGEAQREVHMEKGLAGGKVLRSTTVFLSDAEDEYEEEEEEGGERARRKKRKGEFERDEVEVKKERQDPDVDLELEAQGDPPSSQSHLVDHREIPAGALHSLPLSLTHFATPFLSPYVLSLTPSVVGDGNKVPVFPNPPAITRFSSSLLSQSLSSSQTSHYLSNGGDCEAALDLSMGKNSSKSASSSSSSSSLADKIAAQKGQLLDGLGLRPTSKGLVVVQVKPETVSAMPSSNSSMSLVNCNNMTKSNIYMRAAEKMNTTLLEREREKEREKEKEREQEQQQQQRKSKGKRYRDMRRSRTIIQAEQLDILYGCYFKDPNPGKHEFEQISEWVHLPKKVVQIWFQNMRARERKGEVRFISDGTLAAVGKPLIKFTWPLSKPIFSNKPTSNNTSCITTTPIVRTLMKTERESVKELGKPTVVKKITPVPIKPKEVISSAAASPVGSAPSAVPKTKLETTSSVTMVKVTPKVSTPVLLAPPKDPIPIAPRPAQKRKLEEESEEEKTDEERDNENEMGPGPGTTNRMVPKLPTTPINNRPPATTVVPQKQNGLNYWTPKVPIKINTLSREQLALPTHTPPRTIPPPPTPSIAPVSPNTPSSTKVASPTTPVMPKSSPTESSFLPHSSSRRPRTHLSCLQLSILQSCYETCAHPNAMECEAIGTELNLPLKVVQIWFQNTRAKEKRWRLQQEKMSPLSGGKVDMSSGSYLQYNALKANRPILPKPVQLTVTEPSASPVAGQPVPKETLTGRCDACNVSFESRAAARAHVFSPRHLATLRTTNFGQPTTLVNKNGTGTSTPVPGSQASLSTPVTTSCPGGEMVMESPPPMATSNS; encoded by the exons ATGAGCGGGTTACATAAG GAGGAGTCTGGAGAGCCGGTGAGCAGTGATAGAAATGGGGGGACAGAGTGGCTGTGCCCCCTCTGTCAGAAAGTCCAGACCAACAGATCCTCACTGTCCCTGCATCTCACTGAGCAACACAGCGTACTGCCATCCTGTGTCAACAGACTGCTGGACATT GCCGATTTAAAACAGGGCGCTAAAGGAGGAGACGAGGATAAAGGTGCTGAGAAGTCTTCAG ATGCTGAATCGTCACAGTTGAGGCCTCCTGAAGACGTTGGTTCAGATCCAATCCAATCGAGCAAGAGTTCAGACGCTACCCAGACACCTGCAGacaaagagatggaggatgagCGGTTAATGGAGCAGGAGGGAGGTGAAGctgagccagaggaggagggaaatcAACTCACAGGAGCCAAACGGCAAAAtgcaactgaaaacacagagaactcAGACGCTGGTGAGAGGTCAGCTGGTAAAAACTGTGCTCCAACTGAAAACAACACCCGCTCCTTCAAATGCAATGCCTGCCTGGAAATGTTCCCCAGCAGAACTGCCCTGAGCGTTCACTACAACTCTTCCTCCCACATCCAGAGGATGACCACAGGCTCAGCCAAACCAGGCGGGGAGAACGACCCCCAGACCCCTTCGGTCCCCATCCTGTCTCGGCCATATATCTCCAACAAACCCTACCAGTGTGCTGTGTGCCGAGTCTCCTACAACCACGCCATCACCCTTGAGAGCCATATGAAGTCTGTCCTGCACCAGACCCGCAGCAGAAACGCTGGCATTGCTGCTGCAAACAACACGGTGGGTTCAGCTGGGATGGGAGGGGGGACCCCTGCTCCAAATGCCGTGGTGAGCTCATCTGGAGGTGGATCCAGTCCGTTAGCGACCACCACCACCTGTGCTGCTCCTGTGATGGTGACCACTACAAAAGACGGGGAGCAGATTCCAACTTCACAGGTggccccctccctcctcacctccccCGTGGCCTCAGCTCAGGCGGTCTCGGCCTTCCTCACCCTCCTTACGTCCAGTCCCAGTACCCTCTCacactccctcctcccctccctgttTGCTGCCGGCGCTGCCCCTGGTGCCACCACTCATCAGCTTGTGCCTCAGCCTCAGATGGTCATGCCCTTCATCTTGAACGGGCTGCAAGCCCAAACCCAGCAGCACCAAGATAACCAGCAGGGCCAGCTCCTCACCCAGTGTGTGCCATTTGTAGGTCTCAGCACAGCCCAGCAAGCCCTCCTAACCCAAAGACTGAACAGCTTACAGAGCCAGTGGCCCTCTGTAGGAGTCCCTACAAACACCCAGCCCTGCCCTGAGGAGCAGAAACAGACTataaagactgagagagaacaggagaagCAGGATGgtgaggaggcggaggaggacaAGGTCTCAGCTCAGACCAAGGACAGCGAGAACTGGATGACAGAGAACATTAAAACTGAGAAATTTCATGAAGAGGACACTAAAGACTTCACACAGTGTCCTAATATAGAAAGCAAAGTGAAGGCTGAGAACAATGAAGACAAAGGGAAGGCACAAAGAGATATCACAACAGATGGAGACTGCTCCACTAATCAGTTGGACCTGGAAGGTGATAAAGCAGCGAGCCTGAATCTCTCCCCGGCCGGCACAGAGAAGAGCCTCCGCAATAACAGCCTCTCTCCTTCTGCATCTGTGCCCAGCAACTCCACCCTCAGCCCTGTCAATCTAAATCTAACACTCAGCCCTGACTCTACTCCTCAGAAATCACAGTCAAGCCCCTGTGGCTCTCTGGGCACCCCCAAATCCAGCCCCAGTACAAATGCCTTAACTAACAACCAAACTCGACCCCATTGTAACACAATGGGCTCCATGTATCCAGACCTTCCAGTGCTGTCAGAGTTCCAGTCTGAGGTCCTCTGGGCCTTCTTTGAGTCTCGTAGTGAGGCTGATGCTGCAAGTCCTCCTCATGAGGACTGTGAGGCTCTGGGCAGAGAGGTGGGgttgtcagaggaggaggtaCGACGGTGGCTGAGCCGAGCCCGACACGccaaacagaggcagagagccACAGACTCATACCACAAGACAGGATTTACAAGGCCTGGTCAGAGCTCAGACAATGACTATGATGACGAGGAGAGCTCTCTGATTATAGCAGAGGGGGAGGATGAGGCCGAGGCCTCAGGGAGTCAGGCCATAGATCTGTCCAGCACGAGAGGGAAACGCAGGCAGAGAGATCTGGGAAGGGAGGGTCAAGGAGATTCCTGTCTTACCTCTGACTCAGAGAATGAGGTGTACACCTCTGTGATTGTGTCTGATGAGGAGAGTCAGAACGGGTCTCTGAGGGAGGGTCCAGAGAGTCCCGCAAAAGGGGAGGCTCAGAGGGAGGTCCACATGGAGAAGGGCTTGGCCGGAGGAAAGGTCCTACGCTCCaccactgtgtttctgtctgatgCTGAGGATGAgtatgaggaagaggaggaggaggggggtgagaGGGCAAGGAGGAAAAAACGAAAGGGGGAGTTTGAGCGTGatgaggtggaggtgaagaaagagagacaggaccCAGATGTGGATCTAGAGTTGGAGGCTCAGGGAGATCCTCCCAGTTCACAGTCCCACTTAGTGGACCATCGTGAGATCCCAGCCGGGGCTCTGCACTCGCTGCCTTTATCCCTCACCCACTTCGCTACTCCGTTCCTCAGCCCCTACGTCCTCTCTCTGACTCCGTCAGTGGTCGGAGACGGGAACAAAGTACCAGTCTTTCCTAATCCACCAGCTATCACGCGCTTCTCCAGCTCTTtgctctctcagtctctgtcctcctcccagACCTCTCACTACTTGTCCAATGGTGGAGACTGTGAGGCCGCTTTGGACCTCAGCATGGGCAAGAACAGCTCTAAATCtgcctcctcgtcctcctcctcatcgtctCTGGCTGATAAAATTGCAGCTCAAAAGGGGCAGCTGCTAGATGGGCTGGGCCTGAGGCCCACATCCAAAGGTCTGGTAGTGGTCCAGGTGAAGCCTGAGACTGTCTCAGCCATGCCCTCCTCCAACAGCAGCATGAGTCTGGTCAACTGCAATAACATGACCAAGTCCAATATCTACATGAGGGCAGCAGAGAAGATGAATACTACCTTACTGGAAAGGGAacgagagaaggagagggagaaggagaaggagagagaacaggagcagcagcaacagcagaggaagTCCAAAGGAAAACGGTACCGGGACATGAGGCGCTCAAGGACCATCATCCAAGCTGAGCAGCTCGACATCTTGTATGGCTGCTACTTCAAAGACCCGAACCCTGGGAAACACGAGTTTGAGCAGATTTCAGAGTGGGTCCACCTTCCAAAGAAGGTCGTCCAGATCTGGTTCCAGAACATGAGGGCGAGGGAACGAAAGGGCGAGGTCAGATTTATCAGCGACGGCACCCTGGCAGCAGTCGGCAAACCTCTCATCAAATTCACCTGGCCTCTGTCCAAACCCATCTTCTCCAACAAGCCCACTTCCAACAACACCAGCTGCATCACAACCACTCCAATAGTGCGCACCCTGATGAAAACAGAGCGGGAGTCTGTGAAGGAACTGGGAAAACCAACTGTGGTGAAGAAAATAACCCCAGTCCCCATCAAGCCTAAGGAGGTCATTTCCTCTGCGGCGGCCTCTCCTGTGGGCAGCGCCCCCTCTGCAGTGCCAAAGACCAAGCTTGAAACCACCAGCAGCGTCACTATGGTCAAAGTCACACCCAAAGTCTCCACCCCTGTTCTTCTAGCTCCGCCCAAGGACCCGATTCCCATCGCCCCCCGACCGGCCCAGAAACGAAAATtagaggaggagagcgaggaaGAGAAGACcgatgaggagagagacaatgaaaaCGAGATGGGTCCTGGACCCGGAACCACGAACCGCATGGTGCCCAAACTGCCCACTACTCCCATCAACAACAGGCCTCCTGCTACGACTGTGGTGCCACAAAAACAGAACGGGCTCAACTACTGGACCCCCAAAGTCCCCATAAAGATCAACACTCTATCCAGAGAACAGCTGGCTCTGCCCACGCACACACCCCCCCGcaccatccccccaccccccacccccagcatCGCCCCTGTCAGCCCCAACACCCCCAGCTCCACCAAAGTGGCCAGCCCCACCACCCCGGTCATGCCTAAATCCAGCCCCACGGAGAGCAGCTTCCTGCCCCACTCGTCCAGCCGCAGGCCACGCACACACCTGTCATGCCTGCAGCTGTCCATCCTGCAGTCCTGCTACGAGACCTGCGCCCACCCCAACGCCATGGAGTGTGAGGCCATCGGCACTGAGCTCAACCTGCCGCTCAAGGTGGTCCAGATCTGGTTCCAGAACACCAGGGCCAAGGAAAAGCGCTGGAGGCTCCAGCAGGAGAAAATG TCTCCCCTGTCAGGTGGGAAGGTGGATATGAGCTCAGGAAGCTACCTGCAGTACAACGCTCTCAAAGCCAATCGTCCCATCCTGCCCAAACCCGTGCAGCTGACGGTCACTGAACCTTCAGCATCCCCAGTGGCGGGCCAGCCAGTGCCGAAGGAGACCCTGACGGGCCGCTGTGACGCCTGTAATGTCTCCTTTGAATCCCGAGCGGCGGCGAGGGCCCACGTCTTCTCCCCGCGTCACCTGGCGACCCTGAGAACCACTAACTTCGGCCAGCCAACGACGCTCGTCAACAAGAATGGCACTGGTACCAGCACACCCGTGCCGGGCTCACAGGCCTCTCTGTCCACCCCGGTGACCACTTCCTGTCCTGGAGGGGAGATGGTGATGGAGTCGCCTCCACCGATGGCCACCAGCAACAGTTAA
- the zfhx2 gene encoding zinc finger homeobox protein 4 isoform X3, whose amino-acid sequence MQEESGEPVSSDRNGGTEWLCPLCQKVQTNRSSLSLHLTEQHSVLPSCVNRLLDIADLKQGAKGGDEDKGAEKSSDAESSQLRPPEDVGSDPIQSSKSSDATQTPADKEMEDERLMEQEGGEAEPEEEGNQLTGAKRQNATENTENSDAGERSAGKNCAPTENNTRSFKCNACLEMFPSRTALSVHYNSSSHIQRMTTGSAKPGGENDPQTPSVPILSRPYISNKPYQCAVCRVSYNHAITLESHMKSVLHQTRSRNAGIAAANNTVGSAGMGGGTPAPNAVVSSSGGGSSPLATTTTCAAPVMVTTTKDGEQIPTSQVAPSLLTSPVASAQAVSAFLTLLTSSPSTLSHSLLPSLFAAGAAPGATTHQLVPQPQMVMPFILNGLQAQTQQHQDNQQGQLLTQCVPFVGLSTAQQALLTQRLNSLQSQWPSVGVPTNTQPCPEEQKQTIKTEREQEKQDGEEAEEDKVSAQTKDSENWMTENIKTEKFHEEDTKDFTQCPNIESKVKAENNEDKGKAQRDITTDGDCSTNQLDLEGDKAASLNLSPAGTEKSLRNNSLSPSASVPSNSTLSPVNLNLTLSPDSTPQKSQSSPCGSLGTPKSSPSTNALTNNQTRPHCNTMGSMYPDLPVLSEFQSEVLWAFFESRSEADAASPPHEDCEALGREVGLSEEEVRRWLSRARHAKQRQRATDSYHKTGFTRPGQSSDNDYDDEESSLIIAEGEDEAEASGSQAIDLSSTRGKRRQRDLGREGQGDSCLTSDSENEVYTSVIVSDEESQNGSLREGPESPAKGEAQREVHMEKGLAGGKVLRSTTVFLSDAEDEYEEEEEEGGERARRKKRKGEFERDEVEVKKERQDPDVDLELEAQGDPPSSQSHLVDHREIPAGALHSLPLSLTHFATPFLSPYVLSLTPSVVGDGNKVPVFPNPPAITRFSSSLLSQSLSSSQTSHYLSNGGDCEAALDLSMGKNSSKSASSSSSSSSLADKIAAQKGQLLDGLGLRPTSKGLVVVQVKPETVSAMPSSNSSMSLVNCNNMTKSNIYMRAAEKMNTTLLEREREKEREKEKEREQEQQQQQRKSKGKRYRDMRRSRTIIQAEQLDILYGCYFKDPNPGKHEFEQISEWVHLPKKVVQIWFQNMRARERKGEVRFISDGTLAAVGKPLIKFTWPLSKPIFSNKPTSNNTSCITTTPIVRTLMKTERESVKELGKPTVVKKITPVPIKPKEVISSAAASPVGSAPSAVPKTKLETTSSVTMVKVTPKVSTPVLLAPPKDPIPIAPRPAQKRKLEEESEEEKTDEERDNENEMGPGPGTTNRMVPKLPTTPINNRPPATTVVPQKQNGLNYWTPKVPIKINTLSREQLALPTHTPPRTIPPPPTPSIAPVSPNTPSSTKVASPTTPVMPKSSPTESSFLPHSSSRRPRTHLSCLQLSILQSCYETCAHPNAMECEAIGTELNLPLKVVQIWFQNTRAKEKRWRLQQEKMSPLSGGKVDMSSGSYLQYNALKANRPILPKPVQLTVTEPSASPVAGQPVPKETLTGRCDACNVSFESRAAARAHVFSPRHLATLRTTNFGQPTTLVNKNGTGTSTPVPGSQASLSTPVTTSCPGGEMVMESPPPMATSNS is encoded by the exons ATGCAG GAGGAGTCTGGAGAGCCGGTGAGCAGTGATAGAAATGGGGGGACAGAGTGGCTGTGCCCCCTCTGTCAGAAAGTCCAGACCAACAGATCCTCACTGTCCCTGCATCTCACTGAGCAACACAGCGTACTGCCATCCTGTGTCAACAGACTGCTGGACATT GCCGATTTAAAACAGGGCGCTAAAGGAGGAGACGAGGATAAAGGTGCTGAGAAGTCTTCAG ATGCTGAATCGTCACAGTTGAGGCCTCCTGAAGACGTTGGTTCAGATCCAATCCAATCGAGCAAGAGTTCAGACGCTACCCAGACACCTGCAGacaaagagatggaggatgagCGGTTAATGGAGCAGGAGGGAGGTGAAGctgagccagaggaggagggaaatcAACTCACAGGAGCCAAACGGCAAAAtgcaactgaaaacacagagaactcAGACGCTGGTGAGAGGTCAGCTGGTAAAAACTGTGCTCCAACTGAAAACAACACCCGCTCCTTCAAATGCAATGCCTGCCTGGAAATGTTCCCCAGCAGAACTGCCCTGAGCGTTCACTACAACTCTTCCTCCCACATCCAGAGGATGACCACAGGCTCAGCCAAACCAGGCGGGGAGAACGACCCCCAGACCCCTTCGGTCCCCATCCTGTCTCGGCCATATATCTCCAACAAACCCTACCAGTGTGCTGTGTGCCGAGTCTCCTACAACCACGCCATCACCCTTGAGAGCCATATGAAGTCTGTCCTGCACCAGACCCGCAGCAGAAACGCTGGCATTGCTGCTGCAAACAACACGGTGGGTTCAGCTGGGATGGGAGGGGGGACCCCTGCTCCAAATGCCGTGGTGAGCTCATCTGGAGGTGGATCCAGTCCGTTAGCGACCACCACCACCTGTGCTGCTCCTGTGATGGTGACCACTACAAAAGACGGGGAGCAGATTCCAACTTCACAGGTggccccctccctcctcacctccccCGTGGCCTCAGCTCAGGCGGTCTCGGCCTTCCTCACCCTCCTTACGTCCAGTCCCAGTACCCTCTCacactccctcctcccctccctgttTGCTGCCGGCGCTGCCCCTGGTGCCACCACTCATCAGCTTGTGCCTCAGCCTCAGATGGTCATGCCCTTCATCTTGAACGGGCTGCAAGCCCAAACCCAGCAGCACCAAGATAACCAGCAGGGCCAGCTCCTCACCCAGTGTGTGCCATTTGTAGGTCTCAGCACAGCCCAGCAAGCCCTCCTAACCCAAAGACTGAACAGCTTACAGAGCCAGTGGCCCTCTGTAGGAGTCCCTACAAACACCCAGCCCTGCCCTGAGGAGCAGAAACAGACTataaagactgagagagaacaggagaagCAGGATGgtgaggaggcggaggaggacaAGGTCTCAGCTCAGACCAAGGACAGCGAGAACTGGATGACAGAGAACATTAAAACTGAGAAATTTCATGAAGAGGACACTAAAGACTTCACACAGTGTCCTAATATAGAAAGCAAAGTGAAGGCTGAGAACAATGAAGACAAAGGGAAGGCACAAAGAGATATCACAACAGATGGAGACTGCTCCACTAATCAGTTGGACCTGGAAGGTGATAAAGCAGCGAGCCTGAATCTCTCCCCGGCCGGCACAGAGAAGAGCCTCCGCAATAACAGCCTCTCTCCTTCTGCATCTGTGCCCAGCAACTCCACCCTCAGCCCTGTCAATCTAAATCTAACACTCAGCCCTGACTCTACTCCTCAGAAATCACAGTCAAGCCCCTGTGGCTCTCTGGGCACCCCCAAATCCAGCCCCAGTACAAATGCCTTAACTAACAACCAAACTCGACCCCATTGTAACACAATGGGCTCCATGTATCCAGACCTTCCAGTGCTGTCAGAGTTCCAGTCTGAGGTCCTCTGGGCCTTCTTTGAGTCTCGTAGTGAGGCTGATGCTGCAAGTCCTCCTCATGAGGACTGTGAGGCTCTGGGCAGAGAGGTGGGgttgtcagaggaggaggtaCGACGGTGGCTGAGCCGAGCCCGACACGccaaacagaggcagagagccACAGACTCATACCACAAGACAGGATTTACAAGGCCTGGTCAGAGCTCAGACAATGACTATGATGACGAGGAGAGCTCTCTGATTATAGCAGAGGGGGAGGATGAGGCCGAGGCCTCAGGGAGTCAGGCCATAGATCTGTCCAGCACGAGAGGGAAACGCAGGCAGAGAGATCTGGGAAGGGAGGGTCAAGGAGATTCCTGTCTTACCTCTGACTCAGAGAATGAGGTGTACACCTCTGTGATTGTGTCTGATGAGGAGAGTCAGAACGGGTCTCTGAGGGAGGGTCCAGAGAGTCCCGCAAAAGGGGAGGCTCAGAGGGAGGTCCACATGGAGAAGGGCTTGGCCGGAGGAAAGGTCCTACGCTCCaccactgtgtttctgtctgatgCTGAGGATGAgtatgaggaagaggaggaggaggggggtgagaGGGCAAGGAGGAAAAAACGAAAGGGGGAGTTTGAGCGTGatgaggtggaggtgaagaaagagagacaggaccCAGATGTGGATCTAGAGTTGGAGGCTCAGGGAGATCCTCCCAGTTCACAGTCCCACTTAGTGGACCATCGTGAGATCCCAGCCGGGGCTCTGCACTCGCTGCCTTTATCCCTCACCCACTTCGCTACTCCGTTCCTCAGCCCCTACGTCCTCTCTCTGACTCCGTCAGTGGTCGGAGACGGGAACAAAGTACCAGTCTTTCCTAATCCACCAGCTATCACGCGCTTCTCCAGCTCTTtgctctctcagtctctgtcctcctcccagACCTCTCACTACTTGTCCAATGGTGGAGACTGTGAGGCCGCTTTGGACCTCAGCATGGGCAAGAACAGCTCTAAATCtgcctcctcgtcctcctcctcatcgtctCTGGCTGATAAAATTGCAGCTCAAAAGGGGCAGCTGCTAGATGGGCTGGGCCTGAGGCCCACATCCAAAGGTCTGGTAGTGGTCCAGGTGAAGCCTGAGACTGTCTCAGCCATGCCCTCCTCCAACAGCAGCATGAGTCTGGTCAACTGCAATAACATGACCAAGTCCAATATCTACATGAGGGCAGCAGAGAAGATGAATACTACCTTACTGGAAAGGGAacgagagaaggagagggagaaggagaaggagagagaacaggagcagcagcaacagcagaggaagTCCAAAGGAAAACGGTACCGGGACATGAGGCGCTCAAGGACCATCATCCAAGCTGAGCAGCTCGACATCTTGTATGGCTGCTACTTCAAAGACCCGAACCCTGGGAAACACGAGTTTGAGCAGATTTCAGAGTGGGTCCACCTTCCAAAGAAGGTCGTCCAGATCTGGTTCCAGAACATGAGGGCGAGGGAACGAAAGGGCGAGGTCAGATTTATCAGCGACGGCACCCTGGCAGCAGTCGGCAAACCTCTCATCAAATTCACCTGGCCTCTGTCCAAACCCATCTTCTCCAACAAGCCCACTTCCAACAACACCAGCTGCATCACAACCACTCCAATAGTGCGCACCCTGATGAAAACAGAGCGGGAGTCTGTGAAGGAACTGGGAAAACCAACTGTGGTGAAGAAAATAACCCCAGTCCCCATCAAGCCTAAGGAGGTCATTTCCTCTGCGGCGGCCTCTCCTGTGGGCAGCGCCCCCTCTGCAGTGCCAAAGACCAAGCTTGAAACCACCAGCAGCGTCACTATGGTCAAAGTCACACCCAAAGTCTCCACCCCTGTTCTTCTAGCTCCGCCCAAGGACCCGATTCCCATCGCCCCCCGACCGGCCCAGAAACGAAAATtagaggaggagagcgaggaaGAGAAGACcgatgaggagagagacaatgaaaaCGAGATGGGTCCTGGACCCGGAACCACGAACCGCATGGTGCCCAAACTGCCCACTACTCCCATCAACAACAGGCCTCCTGCTACGACTGTGGTGCCACAAAAACAGAACGGGCTCAACTACTGGACCCCCAAAGTCCCCATAAAGATCAACACTCTATCCAGAGAACAGCTGGCTCTGCCCACGCACACACCCCCCCGcaccatccccccaccccccacccccagcatCGCCCCTGTCAGCCCCAACACCCCCAGCTCCACCAAAGTGGCCAGCCCCACCACCCCGGTCATGCCTAAATCCAGCCCCACGGAGAGCAGCTTCCTGCCCCACTCGTCCAGCCGCAGGCCACGCACACACCTGTCATGCCTGCAGCTGTCCATCCTGCAGTCCTGCTACGAGACCTGCGCCCACCCCAACGCCATGGAGTGTGAGGCCATCGGCACTGAGCTCAACCTGCCGCTCAAGGTGGTCCAGATCTGGTTCCAGAACACCAGGGCCAAGGAAAAGCGCTGGAGGCTCCAGCAGGAGAAAATG TCTCCCCTGTCAGGTGGGAAGGTGGATATGAGCTCAGGAAGCTACCTGCAGTACAACGCTCTCAAAGCCAATCGTCCCATCCTGCCCAAACCCGTGCAGCTGACGGTCACTGAACCTTCAGCATCCCCAGTGGCGGGCCAGCCAGTGCCGAAGGAGACCCTGACGGGCCGCTGTGACGCCTGTAATGTCTCCTTTGAATCCCGAGCGGCGGCGAGGGCCCACGTCTTCTCCCCGCGTCACCTGGCGACCCTGAGAACCACTAACTTCGGCCAGCCAACGACGCTCGTCAACAAGAATGGCACTGGTACCAGCACACCCGTGCCGGGCTCACAGGCCTCTCTGTCCACCCCGGTGACCACTTCCTGTCCTGGAGGGGAGATGGTGATGGAGTCGCCTCCACCGATGGCCACCAGCAACAGTTAA